GTATCTCGCTGATCCCAACTACTACGATCCTTATCAAAACGATGTCAGCTATCGCTACGTGACGTATGACGCGCCGGGCATCAGCGATCTGAGTTACTACGGCGATTGGCGTGATGTGGACGGGTACGGGCAGGCGTGGAGTCCGCGCGTCGACGCGAGTTGGACACCTTATCAGGATGGTTACTGGGTCAGGGATTACCCACACGGACTGACGTGGGTTTCGAATGAGCCGTGGGGCTATACGCCGTACCACTACGGACGCTGGGCTTACGCCGGCGATCGCTGGTACTGGGTCCCTGAAGCAGCGAGCGCGACGCCGCAGTACTCGCCGGCGCTAGTCGCATTTGTTCCGGTCGGCAACAACGAGATTGGCTGGATCCCCTTGGGCCCGGGCGATGCTTATGTGCCGCGGTATTACGACGAGAACTGGCAGCCGCATTACCTTTCAGGCGGCGATCTCATCGCAGCGAATTTGGTAAATCTGGTTGCGCCGAATGCAATCACGGTCGTGCCGGTCGATCAGTTCGGACGGGCAATCGATCCGCGTTCCGTAAGGCACGTTAATGCAGCGAGTCTGGCGAACGTACAACCGACGCTTGAGCCGCTGCTGATGACGCCGCTCCGCAACGCCGTGATCAATTCAGCGTGGGGTCGCGGCAAGACCGATCTGCCGCCGGGCATCGCGAAGAAACTCAACGACAGAACCGTCGTAATCGCGCATGACCCAGTGAGACCTCGTTTCAAAAAGGACCTGGAGAAGTCTCTGCGTTTCGAACGCATTGCGGAAAAAACCAGGGACCAGAAGTTCAAGGTCCGGGATGAGCGGAACGCCGGAGCACCGCAGGTGGATCCCGGCCGTCAGCAACAGATAGATGCGCTGGCGCGTGAAGCAAAGAGTGGGAACAAGGAAGCGCGTCGCGAAGTGCGTCAGCTGGAACGGCAGCAGCGAAGCGATCAGCGGCAGCAAGTGCGCCAGGTGCAGCAGCAGCAACGCGCACAACCGAAGGTTGAGCAGCCCAGCTCGCCACGAGCCGAAGGAGCACGGATCGGAAATCCGGTGAAGGGTAAATCTGTGGGCCGTCCCGAATTTAAGGGTCCACCAGTCAGGATGAATCCCCAACCGCAGGTCAAACAGAACCAGCCGGGCCGCGGCGAAGCGAAGCAGCAGAACAAAGCGCCCGGCCAGCCGAAAGGTGGCGGCGGCGGAAAAGGTAAGGGCAAGCCCTAACCAACTTCACAGTGCAATTAGCCCAGGGTGGCTTTCCGCGACCCTGGGCGATTTTTTTGTGCGCTATCAGAGGTTGAAGTGCCCGCCCGCCTGCTTCGCACCCTCACCCAGCCTCTCCCAAGGGGAGAGGAGGAAAGGCGGTTCTGAAACTAAGCACAGGCGGCGATTCGCGTTTGCGCAGGCGCAATGCGTGGCGAAATTGCGGATTCGGTTTTGGGAATAATTTCGAAGACGGAATCGAGGTGCGTGACTTCGAGCACGCGGCTCGTGAATCTGTTGACGTTCATCAGCTTGAAGCGAATGCCTTCCACGGCAGTCTGCCGTTGCAGCTCGAGCATGACGCCGAGACCACGCGCATCAATTGCCGTGACGCGTGCTAGATCCAAAACGATCGAACTCACTTTTGACTGGGAGCAGACGGCGTCGCGCAGACTTCCGGTTTCTCCACTTATTAAACGGCCCTTTAGTGACAAGACCGCTACATCGCCTAAATTTCTTGAATAGACTTTCAACATGACTGACCCCTTGGTTTGAACTGCGGTGATTTAATGCGCCCTCAGGCGTGAAACCGCTGGCTAATTTCTATAACCCCGATACATCGGCGTTGTATCAAATACAATGGGTATCACGACGACGGCCTGCCAGGTGTTTCATTATTTTTAGAAATTGCGTCATACCACTCTGAAGACGCGGCAAGGCGGGACGGCGTTAACAAGCGGAAAATAAAGAATTCCAGCGAATAAGCGTTCAAACTAGGGCGAAACACGTGAGGGCACATGTTCGGACAACTTTTGTTGCGGTTGGAGTAACATACTGGAAATGGTCAGGCGAATTGAATTCTGGAGGGGCATTCTCATCGCAGCGTGTCTAATAATGCTCACGCCTGCGTTGGCCATTGCGTGCTCGTGCATGTTCTCACCGAACACATGCAGTATCGACTGGAAGAAGGGCGAGTTAGTGTTTCTTGGAAAGGTCACTACAAAGGAACCGATCCGGGACGCCGACGGCGCTCAAAGTTTCCCGACGCGTGTCGCGGTTCATTTTTCAGTGACTGAAACTCTTCGCGGTGCGATTAACTCCGACAAAGAGACTGTTATTTTCACGGGTGCCGGTGGCGGGGACTGTGGATATCCGTTCATCGTCGGGCAGACTTATCTGGTTTACGCTTCAACTTACCAGGACCAACTGACCACTAGTATCTGTACTCAAACCCGGCCTGTGGGGATGGCTGCTGCTTTGATTCGACAGCTTCGCGCGAAACGTAAAAGTTCCGATCAACCGACATTGTTTGGAATGATCGGTACCGCCGCGAAAGGCGTGGGGTACGAAGAACTTGTCGAATCAAAAGGATTAGCGCGTGTCCGCGTGCGTGCTATTGGAAGCGCAGGCCCGGATCACTCGACCACTTCTGATACGGAGGGTGTCTATGCGTTTGACTGGCTGCCCGCGGATACTTATCGCCTCGAAATTGATCTTCCGCAGGGGCTGAGCACCTGGCAGCACAACACGGGCAAGCCATTCGTCGTTCACGTTGGAAATACCGAAGAGTCGCGCGGCTGTTCGCTCGATGTTTTTGCGCGTCCCGACGGGCGCGTGTCGGGAACGATAGTCGACCTGGCCGGCAAGAATGTCGCGGGTTTCATCACGATCAAACCCTCCGATCCAATTGAAGCCGAGGCCGCAAGTCGGCGCGGCGGACTGCCGGGCTTTACCTCGCAGGACGGCAAGTTCACTCTCTGGCAAATACCGCCGGGCACGTATCGATTAGTCTTCTATCCGATAGTCAATGGTCAGGTTAATCTCCGCTCCGGTTTCGGTTCAAAGCCGATTGAAATCGCTTTTGGCGAGCAGATCGAGAATTATCGATTTACAGTTCCAATCAACCCTCCCCAATAAGCTTTGCCGTGATTTCAGGGTGCTGCTGCTGAGGGCGAGATCAAAAGGAGCCCGTTTTCCAAAATTTTTTTGAGGTTGAGGCTGGCCGTCGGTGCTCTCGATGCCGTTTCAAGGCAATTTCCTCAGCAAATACGGGAATTCAGCCGAGTGTAAAAACATGTTGCTCAATCGCCGACCGATTTGTTAGGATGCTTTTGGCCATACCGCGCAGCGAGTTGGCTGCCGGTTTCCTGATCGCCACCCCGCTTCGGAAGTGCCGATCGACCAGCTTCCCGCGCTGACCGACAACAGAGAAGTCGGACAAGCACCTTCTTTCCGGGACTGAATACAAAAACTTAATCGCTTGAGCCTTTACGCTGTCTCTCCGAAGCGTGTCCCCGTGCCCTTCTCACGCGACAGCAGAAGGCTCCAGCCAAAACTGACGAGAGTCATTCGTCTTGCCACCCTCCGTATCCGCCGGGATACCACCAGCACCGTGAAATCAATAAGTCAAAAGACCACGCCAGAAACGGCCGTTAATGTCGCCCCAGATTCTGCCCGCGCCCGCCGTGCCGCAGAACGTAGCGCCAGAGCCGGCCATTGGGTTGAAAGCCTCCGCAGTTCGGATGTGAATCGCCTGTGGGCTGAGCTGCATCGCATCGTCAGCAATCATCCGCTGGTGCGCGCATCCCGCAGCGCCGGATTGCTGATCGAAGAAGGTGCCACCAGTGCACACACCGATCTCACCCAGGAACTGTTTGTTCAACTGCTGACCAAATCTCGCTTTCAACATTATCTGGACACCAGCATGACGGACGCCGAGATCGAATGCGAGATCGGCCAGATCGAATTAACCAACTTGCTGACGGCTGAGCTGCGCAAGCGTCATCCCGAAAGCTACCGGTTGGCCCGACGCATTTCGACTTTGATTCAGTCGAGTGCGAACTTCCGCCGCTTTGACAGCAGTGGAACGGGCGAAGAAGCGCATCGCCGGCTCGCGGATCGCGTTTACGGCTTGAGCGAGTGGCCCAACGGTAAAGGCGGCCGCAACACGCACGAGATGGAACAACGCGTTCACATGATTCCGGTCCGCCAGCGTGATACACGCATGGTGGGCTGCACAGGCGACGCGCAAATCGTCATCAGCAATTCAGATCTCGAAGACCTGATCATTTCCGTGCTGGAAGCGATTGACTCGCCGGCTGACGTCAGAAGTCTGCGCAGTCTGGTGATGTCGCGACTGCCGGTGATGGACATTTATCTGGTTCCATTGGGCGGCGACGAAGGCGACGACGGCCCGCATTATGACCCGGCCGACCTGCGCGAGAACCCTGAAGAGAGCCTTTTAAGACATGAATCGCAACGTGAAGCGGCCGGCTCAGTGGACAAGTTTTTGACCGCCCTCCGCTCGAACGTGCGCGGAAAAATGAAGCAGTACAACCGCATGATTGGCGTGCTCTGGCACTGTTACTTGAGTGCCGATCACGCGACGCAATTGGAAGTGGCCGCCACATTAGGCGTTTCTGATTCTTTGGTCTCCGATTATCGGAGGCGCATCGAGCAGGAGCTGCGGGCGCTGTCATTCTCGGAGGTTGAAGAAGCGCGCATGTTTGAATTGGCCCTGCGTGAGCGTGTGCGCGTGATGGTGGTTGACGGCGAGGAAGCTGTAGCTTAACTGCGCCGAATTTGAGCACAACCAGGTTATCGAGAAGCGCAGGATACTGCGCTTCTTTAGTTTACAAGGACTGATTTCCAAATGCCGGGCGTACGAGCAAATGCGGGTTATTCGTCGATCACGCCTTCGCGTGCGCGCCGCGAAGCGTCTTCAGCGAGACCCACAGCCATAGAAAACAACCAGCCGGCTGAAGCGAGATCGGAACGTTCGACTCTGCGCGCGGTGAAATTTGGCGTACCGGCGCTTTCCAACGGTCACAAGTTTTCTTACGCAGCGCTGTTTGCCTTCACGCTCGTCCTCTATGTACGGCCCAGCGAACTCTATGACTCGCCGGTTACGGCATCGATGGCGTTAGTCGTCGGCATCGTCACCCTCGTCTTTTTTCTTCCCACCCAGCTGGCCCTCGAAGGCAATCTCAGCGCGCCGCTAACCGAAGTAAAGCTCATCGTGCTTTTCACGATGCTGGCAGTCGTGAACATCCCTTTGGCGATGAGTCCTCAGGATGCGTGGCTGACGTTCTCCGGCACGTTCATCCGGTGCGTCGTTATGTTTGTCGTGCTGGTCAATGTCGTAAAGACGGAAACGCGTCTGAAAGGGTTGTTGTTTCTGGCTATCGGCACGGCGTTTCTTTTGAGCCTGGGGGCCATCGATGAATATCGCCGCGGACTCGCGATGGTCGAAGGCTATCGGGTAAGCGGCAGAGGTGTCGGAATCTTTGGTAACACGAACGACATGGCCTTATTTGTGGTGACGATACTCCCGATTGCGCTGGCATTCTTCTTTGGTTCCCGGAGCAAGGCCGGAAAAATCGTTTTCGCATCGCTCTCAGCCGTGATGCTGGCGTCGATCGTGCTGTCTTATTCGCGAGGCGCGTTCCTGGGACTGATCGTCGTGTTGATTTTCTTTACGATAAGGCTGCGGCAGCGTAACCGCCTGGCAATAATCGCCGGCATCCTGGTGGTGAGCGTTGGCGTCTCGTTTCTGGTGCCCGGCAATTACGGCATTCGTTTACTCTCGATCTTCGTTCCCTCCCTCGATCCGGTGCAGTCGTCAGATCTTCGCCGCGCCGAACTGTTCAGATCCATCTATACCGCGTTGCGGCACCCATTCTTCGGCATTGGAATGGGCAACTACATGGATCAGGTGTCCCTGAGAGGCTACGTCACGCACAACGCCTACACCGAGGTGGCCGCGGAGATGGGATTGGGGGCGCTGGCCTGCTACACGATGTTCATCGTCGCTCCGCTTCGCAAGCTCGGCCAGATAGTTCGCGAAACTTTTGATCAGCGTGCCAACTCACGTCTTTACTACCTGACCCTCGGTCTTCAGGCGTCGCTGATTGCTTACATGGTGTCCAGCTTTTTCTTGTCGGTAGCTTATCTCTGGTACGTCTACTACCTGGTCGGTTATGCAGTTTGCCTGCGACGAATCTATGAAGCGCAAACCGGCAAGCCTGTCGTAGTGGAATCTCGAAAAATACGAAAGAAACGCGAGCGCGCGGCGGTGGTAACTAATTCAACCGCAGGAGTGATTGCATGAGTCTGGGACTGATTATCGAAGTAGCGTTCTGGTTTGGCGCGGCCGCGCTCATTTACACGTATGCCGCGTATCCGGTGCTGGTAACGTTGGTTAGCGTGCTGCGGCCTCGCCGGCTCAAGCGGGGCCCGTATCAACCCGCGGTAAGTGTAATCATCACGGCCTACAACGAAGAACGCGATATCGCCGGTAAGCTCGAAAACACACTGGCGCTCGATTATCCAAAGGAGCTTCTGGAAATTATTGTCGCGTCAGATTGCTCGTCCGATCGAACGGATGAGATTGTGCGTGGCTTCGAGTCGCGCGGGGTGAAGCTTTATCGGCAGCCGCAACGCCTGGGCAAAACGACGGCGCAGAACGCCGCGGTCGAGCGTGCTCGCGGAGAGATCCTCCTCTTCTCTGACGCGACTACGATGTACCAACCAGATGTGTTGCGCGCGATGATGCCGAACTTTGCCGATCCGAGCGTTGGCTGTGTCGCCGGACGGCTGGTTTACGTCGACCCGAGCGGATCTAGTGTGGGGCGGGGCGCAGTCACCTACTGGAATTACGAAACTTTCGTGAAAAAACACGAGAGCCGGGCGTGCTCTTTGATAGGCGCGTCTGGCTGCATGTATGCGGTGCGCCGTTCAGCGTACCTGCCGCTTTATCCCGAAGCTCACGGCGATTTTATTATCGCCACGAAGATGGTGCAGCAAGGTTTGCGCACGGTCTTTGAGCCCGGCGCCGTCTGCACTGAAGAGACCAACCGGCGTGTTAGCAACGAGCTGAGCATGCGTGTGCGCGTCATCACGCAAACATTCAACGATCTGTGGCGTCACCGCGCGATGCTGAATCCTTTTCGCAGCGGCTTTTTTGCCGTGCAGCTCTTCTCGCACAAAGTGATGCGCTATTTGGTGCCGTTCTTCCTCGTGTTGACGTTCGCCACCTCAGCGTCGCTGGTAACGACCTCGCTGTTTTACCGGCTCGCTTTCGCGATTCAAGTCATCGGCTATGGTTGCGCCGCGCTGTCGGCCGCACTTGAGCGCGTGGGCATTCGCAGTCGACTGCTCGCGCTGCCGCAGTATTTTGTGCTCGCGAACGTTGCTTCAGTCCTCGCTCTCTACAAGCTTGTGCGCGGCGAGCGATACGCGCGTTGGGAACCCATCCGTGAGTAGCCTTCTGATGTCCACTGAACCGGCAAAAATCGAATCCGTAGCGGTCGACGAGAATAGACACTTCCGCACGGATCACCTGAACGAGGATCTCGGGGCGCGCACGATTCGCGGCGGGGCGTTAACTCTGACTGTTCAGCTGTTGAAGTTTGCGCTCAGCACGGCCGTAACGATTGTCGTGGCCCGCTTGCTCATGCCACAGGACTATGGGTTTGTGGGAATGGTGATGGTCCTGGTCAACTTTCTCACAATGTTTCAGTACCTCGGTCTGCCGAACGCGACCGTGAAGTGGCGAGAACTGACGCATGTCCAGGTCAGCAATCTCTTTTGGGTGAATGTAGGACTCAGCTCGGCGATCGCATTAGTGGTTGTCGCCTGCTCACCTCTGCTCGCAAAGTTCTATAAGCAGCCCAACCTGATCGGCATCGCTGCCGGTTATGCGCTGGTCGTGTTTCTGACGGGCCTATCGATTCAACATCTCGCGCTTCTGCAACGGCAGATGCGGTTTGTCGCGCTGGCGGTGATCGACGTTGCCGCGCTCGCGATTGGCTTAGCCGTAACCATCATCGCTGCCTGGAAGGGCGCCGGCTACTGGGCTCTCGTGCTCAATCAACTCATGTTTGCTTCGGTAACGATGGTCGGATCATGGGTAGCCTGCAGTTGGCGGCCGCGGTTGCCGAGTCGCAATACCGGCGTACGGTCGATGATTAGCTATGGAGGAAATCTCACCGGCTACAACCTCACGACTTTCTTTGCCCAGAACCTGGACAATGCGTTAATCGGAAAGGTTTGGGGAGCACACCAGCTAGGTATTTACTCGAAGGCTTATCAGATGCTGCTCACGCCAATCGGCCAGGTGACTACGCCGCTTTGGACGGTTGCCGTTCCCACGCTGAGCCGCCTGGCTGATTTTCCGGAACGCTATCGCGCCGCCTATCTGAAAATCGTTGAGAAAATCGCGATGCTGACGATGCCCGCCGTGGTCTGCGGAATCGCGACTTCAGATTGGTTGATATTGCTGCTGCTGGGTCAACAATGGAACGACGCGTCGCGTGTCTTCATGTTCCTCGGCATTGCCGCGATTTTTCAACCGATTAGCCGCACCGGCCTTTGGCTTTTCATGACTCAGGGCCGATCGCGCGAGATGTTCAAATGGGGAGTCATCGGCTCGAGCATCTCGGTGGTCTCGATACTGGTTGGATTGCGGTGGGGCGCCACCGGAGTTGCTGCCTCCTATGCGATCACCGACCTGTGCCTCACAACGCCGTTGATGTTTTGGTATGTCGGGCGTAGGGGCCCGGTCAGTATGAGCGACGTTTATCGAACGGTCGCACCCAGCTTGCTCGCGGCCGCCGGTTCGCTCGTTGTCCTCGTGATAGCGCGGCCATGGATTGAAGTATTCGGATCTCTCATCGCCCGGCTGTTTCTTGCGTCACTGATTACTCTCGCGACGTCGGCCACCGTGCTGGTGGTCATGCCGGCAGGTAGGTTGGCAATTCAAAGCCTTAAAGAAACGCTGCTCCTGTTACTAAAAGGCAAGAGCAGTCTTCGCGCTCAGACAATCACCAAGTAAGTCTCATTTAGATCCCATGAATTCAATTCGTTCCGCACAGAAACAGATCGAAGCAGCAGAGTACGAGGCGTATCTCAGATGCGCGAGTGAACGCTTGCTCGAAGCTGTGACCGACCCGCAACGTTTTGATCCTCTCCTGGAAGCGATCGCTGACGTCAAAATAGATCGCGTCCTGGATGTCGGCTGTGGGATGGGACAGATGCTTTACCCGTTCCTCAAGTTTCGCCAGGCCTTTGGGGTGGGACTCGACGCTGAGCCAAGAGCCTGCGAAGTCGGGCGCGAGTTTTATGCGGAGCATGTTCCGTCCGCTCGGGTCACCTTTATTCATGGCAGCGCGGAACGGCTACCGTTTCCCACGTCCAGCTTCGATATCGTGAACTGCGGTCTGGCCTTGCCCTATATGGACAACTCGCGCGTTTTGGACGAAGTGGCGCGCGTGCTGCGACCCGGTGGTGTTTTCCTGTTGCGGATTCATCACCTGCGATACTACTTGCGCGAATTCTGGCAGAACCTGACCGCGCGGCGGTTTCTATCACTGGTGCATGCCGGTCGTGTCCTGACGGTCGGTAGTGTTTACCACGCGACCGGAAAACAGACCGACACGCGACTGTTTGGCAAAGAGACTTTTCAAACGCGTTGGCTGTTGCAACGTGAGCTCTCCCGGCGCGGATTCACGGTTCGCTCAGAACGACCCGACGGCACACCGCAGGCACCTGCTTTCGTGATCGCCAAGGAGTACCAGCGATGCTGAAACAAGGGAAGCAAGCGGTGCTGCGTTCGCTGAAGCGTTCCGGCGTGTTCACGATCGTTGACCGATCGAAGTGGCGGCGTCAGCGGCTGCTGATTCTCGGTTATCACGGAATCGCGATTTCCGACGAGCATGTATGGGATGACGGGCACTTCATTGCGCAGGATGTATTTCGCCAACGCTTACAGTTGCTGAAGACATCCGGTTGCGCGGTGTTGCCGCTTGATGAGGCAATCCAACGCCTTTACGCGAACGATCTGCCGCCGCGGGCTGTGGCGCTAACTTTCGACGATGGGACGACTGATTTTTACCACCGCGCATTTCCGGTACTCAACGAATTTGGCTTTCCGGTGACGCTCTATTTGACGACGTTCTACTCCGATTACCAAAAACCAATTTTCGATTTGATGATTTCCTACCTGCTCTGGAAAGGTCGAGAACAGGT
The nucleotide sequence above comes from Pyrinomonadaceae bacterium. Encoded proteins:
- a CDS encoding FecR family protein; its protein translation is MRNIKLWPHAAVIGLAVAVAAGAGVWLYQRNSNNAEAAVLPNAARLQRVEGQVAMADANDTEWRTAGPNEPISVGDRLYTRDNAWAGVAFDGRNHARLDPNTSLDVVALSDDRTQLALRDGGAIFDVAYLPSGELFEVGTPYGAVDFNEPGLYYVDVNDGNTMVSVLSGLAQVVGLAGSGQISKGEMLTLLGTTAAEVALSRLNRDDAGYLVDDYYGYQYPNTYDGRYENYDAYLADPNYYDPYQNDVSYRYVTYDAPGISDLSYYGDWRDVDGYGQAWSPRVDASWTPYQDGYWVRDYPHGLTWVSNEPWGYTPYHYGRWAYAGDRWYWVPEAASATPQYSPALVAFVPVGNNEIGWIPLGPGDAYVPRYYDENWQPHYLSGGDLIAANLVNLVAPNAITVVPVDQFGRAIDPRSVRHVNAASLANVQPTLEPLLMTPLRNAVINSAWGRGKTDLPPGIAKKLNDRTVVIAHDPVRPRFKKDLEKSLRFERIAEKTRDQKFKVRDERNAGAPQVDPGRQQQIDALAREAKSGNKEARREVRQLERQQRSDQRQQVRQVQQQQRAQPKVEQPSSPRAEGARIGNPVKGKSVGRPEFKGPPVRMNPQPQVKQNQPGRGEAKQQNKAPGQPKGGGGGKGKGKP
- a CDS encoding STAS domain-containing protein — its product is MLKVYSRNLGDVAVLSLKGRLISGETGSLRDAVCSQSKVSSIVLDLARVTAIDARGLGVMLELQRQTAVEGIRFKLMNVNRFTSRVLEVTHLDSVFEIIPKTESAISPRIAPAQTRIAACA
- a CDS encoding O-antigen ligase family protein, with the protein product MPGVRANAGYSSITPSRARREASSARPTAIENNQPAEARSERSTLRAVKFGVPALSNGHKFSYAALFAFTLVLYVRPSELYDSPVTASMALVVGIVTLVFFLPTQLALEGNLSAPLTEVKLIVLFTMLAVVNIPLAMSPQDAWLTFSGTFIRCVVMFVVLVNVVKTETRLKGLLFLAIGTAFLLSLGAIDEYRRGLAMVEGYRVSGRGVGIFGNTNDMALFVVTILPIALAFFFGSRSKAGKIVFASLSAVMLASIVLSYSRGAFLGLIVVLIFFTIRLRQRNRLAIIAGILVVSVGVSFLVPGNYGIRLLSIFVPSLDPVQSSDLRRAELFRSIYTALRHPFFGIGMGNYMDQVSLRGYVTHNAYTEVAAEMGLGALACYTMFIVAPLRKLGQIVRETFDQRANSRLYYLTLGLQASLIAYMVSSFFLSVAYLWYVYYLVGYAVCLRRIYEAQTGKPVVVESRKIRKKRERAAVVTNSTAGVIA
- a CDS encoding glycosyltransferase family 2 protein, which encodes MSLGLIIEVAFWFGAAALIYTYAAYPVLVTLVSVLRPRRLKRGPYQPAVSVIITAYNEERDIAGKLENTLALDYPKELLEIIVASDCSSDRTDEIVRGFESRGVKLYRQPQRLGKTTAQNAAVERARGEILLFSDATTMYQPDVLRAMMPNFADPSVGCVAGRLVYVDPSGSSVGRGAVTYWNYETFVKKHESRACSLIGASGCMYAVRRSAYLPLYPEAHGDFIIATKMVQQGLRTVFEPGAVCTEETNRRVSNELSMRVRVITQTFNDLWRHRAMLNPFRSGFFAVQLFSHKVMRYLVPFFLVLTFATSASLVTTSLFYRLAFAIQVIGYGCAALSAALERVGIRSRLLALPQYFVLANVASVLALYKLVRGERYARWEPIRE
- a CDS encoding lipopolysaccharide biosynthesis protein gives rise to the protein MSTEPAKIESVAVDENRHFRTDHLNEDLGARTIRGGALTLTVQLLKFALSTAVTIVVARLLMPQDYGFVGMVMVLVNFLTMFQYLGLPNATVKWRELTHVQVSNLFWVNVGLSSAIALVVVACSPLLAKFYKQPNLIGIAAGYALVVFLTGLSIQHLALLQRQMRFVALAVIDVAALAIGLAVTIIAAWKGAGYWALVLNQLMFASVTMVGSWVACSWRPRLPSRNTGVRSMISYGGNLTGYNLTTFFAQNLDNALIGKVWGAHQLGIYSKAYQMLLTPIGQVTTPLWTVAVPTLSRLADFPERYRAAYLKIVEKIAMLTMPAVVCGIATSDWLILLLLGQQWNDASRVFMFLGIAAIFQPISRTGLWLFMTQGRSREMFKWGVIGSSISVVSILVGLRWGATGVAASYAITDLCLTTPLMFWYVGRRGPVSMSDVYRTVAPSLLAAAGSLVVLVIARPWIEVFGSLIARLFLASLITLATSATVLVVMPAGRLAIQSLKETLLLLLKGKSSLRAQTITK
- a CDS encoding class I SAM-dependent methyltransferase, which gives rise to MNSIRSAQKQIEAAEYEAYLRCASERLLEAVTDPQRFDPLLEAIADVKIDRVLDVGCGMGQMLYPFLKFRQAFGVGLDAEPRACEVGREFYAEHVPSARVTFIHGSAERLPFPTSSFDIVNCGLALPYMDNSRVLDEVARVLRPGGVFLLRIHHLRYYLREFWQNLTARRFLSLVHAGRVLTVGSVYHATGKQTDTRLFGKETFQTRWLLQRELSRRGFTVRSERPDGTPQAPAFVIAKEYQRC